The Ornithinibacillus sp. 4-3 region TAAACCGATAGAACCTACAATAGCAGTAATTACATGTAGCTTAGCAATAAGTCCGTCTTTGGGTGCGAAGACTTTATAATAAACTGCCCATGCAAATAGAGTTAACCAACCAACTACAAGAATATGTGCATGAAGTGTTTTGAAGGCGTAGCCACCACTTCCTGCCATATGTGAACCTAGGAAAGCTCCAATCAATGCGAATACTGCAGAAAAACGAAGTAAAATTTTACTGTAATTATTCATCTTTTTTCTCCTTTTATATGTTTTTATTTAGTTCAAGAACAATAGGGCAATGATCGCTACCAAGAACCTTCGCGTGTATTAGGGAATCCTTGAGCATTGGTGTTAATTGTTCAGAAATGATAAAGTAGTCAATTCTCCAACCAATATTACGTTCTCGAACTTTCGACATATAGCTCCACCATGTATAAAGTCCATCTGTCTCTGGATAGAAATAACGCAATGTATCCACAAATCCATGATCAAGTAAACGACTCATTTTCTCGCGTTCCTCTATAGTAAATCCAGAATTTCCTTTATTAGTTTTATAGTTTCGAATATCGATTTCCTGATGTGCTACATTCAAATCTCCACAATAAATAACTGGCTTCTTCTCATTTAATTGCTGTAGATGGATAAATAGCTCATCCTCCCATGCTAAACGAAAGGGTAAGCGCGCAAGGGTGCGTTGGGCATTGGGGGTGTATACATTGACAAGATAAAAATCTTCAAATTCTAGATTAATAATTCGCCCTTCATCTTCTGTATTTTTATCTCCTAAACCATATGTAACGGCTAAAGGTTTTCGTTTCGTAAAGACAGCTGTGCCAGCATAGCCTTTCTTTAAGGCATAGTTCCAATATTGGTAATAACCCTCTAAAGGTAATTTAATTTGGCCTTCCTGTACCTTTGTTTCTTGAAGGCAGAAGATATCTGCATCTACTTCTTTAAAGTAATCTAAGAACCCTTTTCGTACACAGGCACGAATGCCATTTACATTCCAAGAAATAATTTTCATAATCTAATCCTTTCTAAACTATAAGCTATGAATTCTAGTTGAAATTATTGTAATGATAACATGGTAATTTATATTTGATTTTATCATAACATAGAGCCTTCAACCTGTTCGCCAAGTAAGAAAAGAGGGAATATTTTCACTTGATAAATAATAACGAATATTCAATGTCAGAATGCGGAAAAATGTTTGTATTTTTACGTTGAATTTTTGCTAATTTAGTATTATTATAGGAAAGTGATTTGTAAATCAGAACATTATTTACTTATCCAACAAATAAATCATCTAAGTGAAAACATATTAAATACATAGCATTTTATGGGGATGTTAGAAGTTAGATGGGATATCAACTAGGGGGAACAGGTTAATGAAAAAGCTTTTCATATTATTGGCGCTAATGATGTTAACTATTTTAGCTGCTTGTGGATCTGATACAGATAGTAAAGGATCATCTGGATCAAATAGTGGAGATGATGTTTCTAAGCTTCGAGTAGCACTTGATACTCAGCCACCAACATTAGATCCTCATATGTCTTCTTCAATGGCGATGTCAAATGTTACAAGAACAATATTTGAATCTCTAGTAACAGTTAATACAGAGAATGAAATTGTTCCACAGCTTGCAGAGTCTTATGATAGAAGTGAAGATGGTAAAACATACACATTTAAATTACGTGAAGGCGTATTATTCCATAATGGTAAAGAAATGAAGGCGGAAGATGTTGCTGCTTCTATGAACCGTTGGGCAGAATTAAACTCTTCAGTACCTGAATTTGTTAAAAACTCTGAGTTCGTCGTAGTAGATGACTACACAGTAGACTTCGTATTAGAAGAGCCATCTGCCATTGCAATTCAAGTTTTAGCTAAAGATAAGTACTATGGTGCAATTATTCCTAAAGAATCAATTGATGAAGCATCAGAAACAGGAATCACTGAATATATTGGAACAGGTCCTTATGAATTTGTTGAATGGAAGCAAGATCAATATATTCTTCAAAAGAAATTTGACGATTATGTATCTGTAGATTTTGAAGCAGACGGGCTATCAGGAAAGAAAGAAGCATTAATTGATGAGATTTATTTTGAAGTAGTGCCTGATTCATCTACACAGGTTGCTGGAATTCGTTCTGGTGAATATGATGTAGTATTAGGTATTCCTGGTGAGCAGTATGAAATGTTACAAAATGATGATTCATTCAACACATTTGTTTCAACAAAAGGGCATTCAGCATTATTCTTTAACAAACTTGATGGTGTATTTACAGATGTGAAAATGCGTCAGGCAGTTAATGCGGCACTTGACTTAGAATCGATTATGATTGGTGGTTATGGTAACCCTGATTTAATTGACTTAAATTCAAGCTATGAACAAGGCTTCTGGTACAGTGAAGCAGGTAAAGAATTCTATAATGAACATGATTTAGATAAGGCGAAGAAATTAGTAGAAGAATCTGGTTATGATGGTGAGCCTATTAAATTCGTAACAACAAGAGATTACGAAGAATATTATAACCAAGCGATTATTATTCAAGAACAATTAGAAAAAGTTGGAATTAAAGTGGATATCGAAGTTTATGACTGGCCAACTCGTGGTGAAAAACTAGAAGATCCAGCGAACTGGGATTTATCTATGACAGTTGCAACAAATAAACCAACTCCAATTGAGCATATTTATTTAAATCCAGACTATGTTAATGGTCCTGAAGATGAGAAAACAGCTGATTTAATTCATAAAATGGTAGTAGCTGAAACTTTAGAAGAAGCGAAAGCAACATGGGATGAATTACAAGGCTACCTTTGGGAATACTTAACAATTGTTAAAATCGGTGACACGATGGATTTAACTGCAGCAAAAAGCTCTATTAAAAACTTCCAATATATTGGTGGTCCAGTACTTTGGAATATTAGTTTAGAAGATTAATTTATAATATAACAGGGCTAGGACAAAGCTGGTCTTAAAATGGACGGAAAAGCTGATGTTACCTTTAAAAAGGTGAACATCAGCTTTTTTCATTAGGAATAAAATGTATTTCTTTATGTTTGTGATTCACTGATTCTATATGCTAGTTTACTATGTGTATACTTTTCTTATTTTCTACATAAATACTATATATTCCCATAATAAATAATAAAGTAATCCCCCCAAGACTTGGCAAGGACAATTCAATTCGAGAATCAATAAGTTGAAATATAAAAGTAAAGACTGGGATGAAGCATAGGGACATCATCACCATAAATGTATTTGTATATTGAATCCCCTTTTGTAATAAATACATAGGTAATAGAACACCAAAGAAAGGGACAAATAAAATCCAACTAATGTTTTCTTGAAAATAAGGTGAAATCGAATCATATGTAAGAATAAGTGATACAACTACAATACCAATAAAACGATTAGCTAAAATCATAGAGCTCGTCCAACCGATTTCATTCAATTGTTTTGAATAAACCGAACAAAGTACTGCACCTACACCACATAAAATACTACCAGTTATGGCTAGAAAAGTTTCTATGGAAAACAGTAGTCCCACTCCTGAATTTCCACTTAGAACAATCCAAATCAGAATCATAGATGCAAGCAGTGTGCCTACAGCAATAATCCATTGAGTCGTTATAACCGACTGTTTCTGTAACACCAATATCATTAAGATAAATATCGGTCCAATTCCCATTTGTAATGAACTAACTATAGCTGGCTCTATATATTTTAATGCATAATAAAATCCCATAAACGTAATGATTGATGCTAAATTTAATTTGAGTAGTGGTTTATAAGTGACTTTCCATTGTCGATCCACTTTTTGCCGTAAATAAAAAAATTGAAAATAAAGTGAAGTGATTAAAAAACTAAT contains the following coding sequences:
- a CDS encoding ABC transporter substrate-binding protein, encoding MKKLFILLALMMLTILAACGSDTDSKGSSGSNSGDDVSKLRVALDTQPPTLDPHMSSSMAMSNVTRTIFESLVTVNTENEIVPQLAESYDRSEDGKTYTFKLREGVLFHNGKEMKAEDVAASMNRWAELNSSVPEFVKNSEFVVVDDYTVDFVLEEPSAIAIQVLAKDKYYGAIIPKESIDEASETGITEYIGTGPYEFVEWKQDQYILQKKFDDYVSVDFEADGLSGKKEALIDEIYFEVVPDSSTQVAGIRSGEYDVVLGIPGEQYEMLQNDDSFNTFVSTKGHSALFFNKLDGVFTDVKMRQAVNAALDLESIMIGGYGNPDLIDLNSSYEQGFWYSEAGKEFYNEHDLDKAKKLVEESGYDGEPIKFVTTRDYEEYYNQAIIIQEQLEKVGIKVDIEVYDWPTRGEKLEDPANWDLSMTVATNKPTPIEHIYLNPDYVNGPEDEKTADLIHKMVVAETLEEAKATWDELQGYLWEYLTIVKIGDTMDLTAAKSSIKNFQYIGGPVLWNISLED
- a CDS encoding exodeoxyribonuclease III — its product is MKIISWNVNGIRACVRKGFLDYFKEVDADIFCLQETKVQEGQIKLPLEGYYQYWNYALKKGYAGTAVFTKRKPLAVTYGLGDKNTEDEGRIINLEFEDFYLVNVYTPNAQRTLARLPFRLAWEDELFIHLQQLNEKKPVIYCGDLNVAHQEIDIRNYKTNKGNSGFTIEEREKMSRLLDHGFVDTLRYFYPETDGLYTWWSYMSKVRERNIGWRIDYFIISEQLTPMLKDSLIHAKVLGSDHCPIVLELNKNI
- a CDS encoding EamA family transporter, whose amino-acid sequence is METTVKRNTFKLGVFVLLGSALLTSLNQVFYANKVQTIHPFLFTGISFLITSLYFQFFYLRQKVDRQWKVTYKPLLKLNLASIITFMGFYYALKYIEPAIVSSLQMGIGPIFILMILVLQKQSVITTQWIIAVGTLLASMILIWIVLSGNSGVGLLFSIETFLAITGSILCGVGAVLCSVYSKQLNEIGWTSSMILANRFIGIVVVSLILTYDSISPYFQENISWILFVPFFGVLLPMYLLQKGIQYTNTFMVMMSLCFIPVFTFIFQLIDSRIELSLPSLGGITLLFIMGIYSIYVENKKSIHIVN